One stretch of Maylandia zebra isolate NMK-2024a linkage group LG13, Mzebra_GT3a, whole genome shotgun sequence DNA includes these proteins:
- the dennd10 gene encoding DENN domain-containing protein 10: MATTETQLMLSVGLIEKDVNGDTLWVWCYPSVGDELREVLLSKCCLTHDGRDFHTFVFGQFSRTWYYITTMEVQEPTALNKVTHFSVVVTAKDFNPEKYAALSRILCRMYVKHGSPVKMMEAYITVLTKGICQSDENGSFLIKDYDVRKAYLAGSVKDVVSQFGMETIILYTALMLKKRIVVHHPRIEALLEFTRVLPALVWHRKDWSILHPYVHLSDAELEDLKKCPGYIAGFVNPEVSNRMDLFDVFVNLPDSTITVSQSAKEAMAMGKLHKDIGQLIVQSAEDAEKSDSQVIKDISVKTKEILANLVALADECEDSKITLEGLKQRHFPPATENFLFHLAAAEQLLRI, encoded by the exons ATGGCAACGACTGAAACGCAGCTTATGTTAAGCGTGGGATTAATCG AGAAAGATGTGAATGGAGACACTTTGTGGGTGTGGTGCTATCCATCTGTGGGTGACGAACTAAGGGAAGTCCTGCTCAGCAAGTGCTGCCTGACACACGATGGCCGTGACTTTCACACTTTTGTGTTTGGTCAGTTCTCCCGTACCTGGTATTACATTACTACAATGGAAGTACAGGAGCCGACAGCACTAAACAAG GTCACTCATTTTTCAGTAGTTGTTACAGCAAAAGACTTCAACCCTGAGAAATATGCTGCACTCAGTAGAATACTCTGCAG GATGTATGTCAAACACGGAAGTCCGGTGAAAATGATGGAAGCCTACATCACCGTCCTCACCAAAGGAATCTGTCAGAGCGACGAAAACGGCTCGTTTCTCATTAAGGACTACGATGTTCGGAAAGCCTACTTGGCAGGTTCAGTCAAAG ATGTGGTGTCTCAGTTCGGGATGGAGACCATCATCCTGTATACAGCCTTGATGCTGAAGAAGCGGATTGTTGTCCATCACCCTCGGATTGAGGCGTTGCTGGAGTTCACGAG AGTTCTGCCGGCTCTCGTGTGGCACAGGAAAGACTGGTCCATCCTCCACCCGTACGTCCACCTGAGTGATGCTGAACTGGAGGATTTAAAGAAATGCCCCG GATACATAGCAGGGTTTGTAAATCCGGAAGTGAGCAACAGAATGGATTTGTTTGATGTGTTTGTGAACCTCCCAGACAGCACCATCACAGTATCCCAGAGTGCTAAAG AAGCCATGGCTATGGGGAAGTTGCACAAGGACATCGGCCAACTCATCGTGCAGTCTGCGGAGGACGCAGAGAAGTCAGACAGTCAGGTGATCAAG GACATTTCTGTCAAGACTAAAGAGATCCTCGCTAACCTGGTTGCTCTTGCTGATGAGTGTGAAGACTCTAAAATCACACTGGAAGGTTTAAAGCAGCGTCATTTCCCTCCAGCGACGGAGAACTTCCTCTTTCATTTGGCAGCTGCAGAGCAGCTCTTGAGGATATAA
- the emx2 gene encoding homeobox protein EMX2, whose amino-acid sequence MFQPTPKRCFTIESLVAKDNPIPASRSEEPIRPAALSYANSGQMNPFLNGFHSGGRGVYSNPDLVFAEAVSHPPNSTVPVHPVAPPHALAAHPLSSSHSPHPLFASQQRDPSTFYPWLLHRYRYLGHRFQGNETSPESFLLHNALARKPKRIRTAFSPSQLLRLEHAFEKNHYVVGAERKQLAHSLSLTETQVKVWFQNRRTKFKRQKLEEEGSESQQKKKGSHHINRWRLATKQASPEEIDVTSDD is encoded by the exons ATGTTTCAACCTACACCCAAGAGGTGTTTTACTATAGAGTCTTTAGTGGCGAAGGATAATCCGATACCGGCGTCCCGCTCCGAGGAGCCCATCAGGCCAGCGGCTCTCAGCTATGCAAACTCCGGCCAGATGAACCCATTTCTGAACGGCTTTCACTCCGGCGGCAGGGGCGTCTACTCTAACCCGGACTTGGTTTTTGCCGAGGCGGTCTCTCATCCGCCAAACTCTACCGTTCCAGTACATCCGGTGGCCCCGCCGCACGCTCTGGCCGCTCACCCGCTTTCATCCTCACACAGTCCGCACCCGCTTTTTGCCAGCCAGCAAAGAGACCCCTCAACTTTCTACCCCTGGTTATTACACAGATATAGGTACTTGGGTCACAGGTTTCAAG GTAATGAAACGAGTCCAGAGAGCTTCCTTTTGCACAACGCGCTGGCCAGAAAGCCCAAAAGAATCCGGACAGCGTTTTCACCTTCGCAACTCCTGCGGCTCGAACACGCGTTCGAGAAAAACCATTATGTGGTGGGAGCAGAAAGAAAGCAGCTCGCCCACAGCCTTAGCCTCACAGAAACTCAG GTAAAAGTGTGGTTTCAGAACCGACGGACGAAGTTCAAGAGACAGAAGTTGGAAGAGGAGGGCTCGGAGTctcagcagaagaagaaaggatCGCATCACATAAACCGGTGGAGACTGGCGACTAAACAGGCGAGCCCGGAGGAAATTGATGTCACTTCGGACGATTAA
- the prdx3 gene encoding thioredoxin-dependent peroxide reductase, mitochondrial: MAATIGKLLRTSARVAAGGLKVAAACQHGACGAARVLTAPALQRSCFSTSASRWAPAVTQPAPAFKGTAVHNGEFKDMSLADFKGKYLVLFFYPLDFTFVCPTEIIAFSDKANEFHDVNCEVVGVSVDSHFTHLAWINTPRKAGGLGNIHIPLLSDLNKQISRDYGVLLDGPGIALRGLFIIDPNGVVKHMSVNDLPVGRCVEETLRLVKAFQFVETHGEVCPASWTPHSPTIKPTPEGSKEYFEKVN, encoded by the exons ATGGCAGCCACCATCGGAAAACTGCTCAGGACCTCT gcGAGGGTTGCAGCAGGAGGGCTGAAAGTCGCAGCAGCTTGTCAGCATGGAGCCTGCGGGGCTGCAAGAGTCCTCACTGCTCCTGCACTCCAGAGATCCTGTTTCTCCACCA GCGCTTCCAGATGGGCCCCTGCTGTCACCCAGCCTGCGCCTGCTTTTAAAGGGACAGCTGTCCACAATGGGGAGTTCAAGGACATGAGCCTCGCTGATTTCAAGGGCAAATACCTGGTCCTTTTCTTCTACCCACTGGATTT CACATTTGTGTGTCCGACAGAAATCATCGCATTCAGCGACAAGGCCAACGAGTTCCACGATGTCAACTGCGAGGTGGTCGGAGTGTCTGTGGACTCTCACTTCACCCACCTGGCATGGATCAACACGCCACGAAAG GCTGGAGGCTTGGGAAATATCCACATCCCTCTGCTCTCAGATCTCAACAAGCAGATCTCCAGAGACTATGGTGTGCTGCTGGACGGCCCAGGAATTGCTCTGAG GGGACTCTTCATCATTGATCCAAATGGCGTGGTGAAGCACATGAGTGTGAATGACTTGCCAGTGGGCCGCTGTGTTGAAGAGACTCTTCGTCTAGTGAAGGCCTTCCAGTTTGTGGAGACTCACGGGGAGGTGTGTCCGGCCAGCTGGACCCCTCACTCCCCAACA atcaAACCAACACCAGAAGGATCCAAGGAGTACTTTGAAAAAGTCAACTGA
- the sfxn4 gene encoding sideroflexin-4 isoform X2, which produces MTTLPPQSSVHPDSGAALPLIFRPPAFLPISGPLVVASLLPHSTVKPALFWQFLLQSYSAGFNYANRNSSSEQHQGYNISLKQLLLITGTVSYTTCAGALPQIFINRLGLRSSAVQTFFRSILPIPLSATLAFFNVLTVRSEESETGIQVFDHNGNPVGMSKAAGEKAVWETALSRAALFGMTAAVPNLLVLLMKRVRPFQRNSLLVAPLRHISTALVLGLMIPVSFSLFPQLGTIKREQLEEELQAAAIGRHLFYHRGL; this is translated from the exons ATGACCACTTTGCCTCCACAGTCATCTGTCCACCCTGATTCTGGGGCTGCTCTTCCCCTAATTTTTCGGCCGCCAG CATTTCTTCCTATATCAGGACCTTTG GTTGTTGCCAGTCTTTTGCCACACAGCACTGTGAAACCTGCTCTGTTTTGGCAG TTTCTGCTGCAGAGTTACAGTGCTGGGTTCAATTATGCAAACAGAAATTCTTCATCAGAGCAG CACCAGGGGTACAACATTTCTCTGAAGCAGCTTCTGTTGATCACTGGTACAGTCTCCTATACAACATGTGCAGGG GCCCTCCCTCAGATTTTTATCAACAGACTAGGTTTAAGAAGCTCAGCAGTGCAGACTTTCTTTAGGTCAATATtaccaatccctctctcag CTACTCTGGCTTTCTTCAATGTGTTAACTGTAAGAAGTGAGGAGTCAGAAACTGGCATCCAAGTGTTTGATCACAATGGAAATCCTGTTGGCATGTCCAAAGCAGCAGGAGAAAAg GCTGTGTGGGAGACTGCCTTGTCAAGAGCGGCACTGTTCGGTATGACCGCCGCCGTTCCTAATCTGCTGGTGCTACTCATGAAAAG GGTGAGACCCTTCCAGAGGAACTCTCTGCTTGTCGCTCCTCTCCGACACATAAGCACCGCGCTCGTCCTTGGCCTGATGATTCCCGTTTCATTCAGTCTCTTTCCACAGCTGGGAACG ATAAAGAGGGAGCAGTTGGAGGAGGAGCTGCAGGCTGCAGCGATTGGGAGACATTTATTCTACCACAGAGGACTCTGA
- the sfxn4 gene encoding sideroflexin-4 isoform X1, which yields MDPNLLYWKAEGQSFLRRLKIWVNLLNPTLLLSSDPEIQKAHSLLGSGEKLNEKDEAALTISLSSVHPDSGAALPLIFRPPAFLPISGPLVVASLLPHSTVKPALFWQFLLQSYSAGFNYANRNSSSEQHQGYNISLKQLLLITGTVSYTTCAGALPQIFINRLGLRSSAVQTFFRSILPIPLSATLAFFNVLTVRSEESETGIQVFDHNGNPVGMSKAAGEKAVWETALSRAALFGMTAAVPNLLVLLMKRVRPFQRNSLLVAPLRHISTALVLGLMIPVSFSLFPQLGTIKREQLEEELQAAAIGRHLFYHRGL from the exons ATGGATCCTAACCTGTTGTACTGGAAAGCAGAGGGACAG TCTTTCCTCCGTCGACTCAAGATCTGGGTTAATCTCCTTAATCCAACCCTCCTGCTCTCATCTGAC CCTGAGATACAAAAGGCTCACTCTCTCCTTGGAAGCGgagaaaaattaaatgaaaag GATGAAGCTGCACTGACCATCTCACTT TCATCTGTCCACCCTGATTCTGGGGCTGCTCTTCCCCTAATTTTTCGGCCGCCAG CATTTCTTCCTATATCAGGACCTTTG GTTGTTGCCAGTCTTTTGCCACACAGCACTGTGAAACCTGCTCTGTTTTGGCAG TTTCTGCTGCAGAGTTACAGTGCTGGGTTCAATTATGCAAACAGAAATTCTTCATCAGAGCAG CACCAGGGGTACAACATTTCTCTGAAGCAGCTTCTGTTGATCACTGGTACAGTCTCCTATACAACATGTGCAGGG GCCCTCCCTCAGATTTTTATCAACAGACTAGGTTTAAGAAGCTCAGCAGTGCAGACTTTCTTTAGGTCAATATtaccaatccctctctcag CTACTCTGGCTTTCTTCAATGTGTTAACTGTAAGAAGTGAGGAGTCAGAAACTGGCATCCAAGTGTTTGATCACAATGGAAATCCTGTTGGCATGTCCAAAGCAGCAGGAGAAAAg GCTGTGTGGGAGACTGCCTTGTCAAGAGCGGCACTGTTCGGTATGACCGCCGCCGTTCCTAATCTGCTGGTGCTACTCATGAAAAG GGTGAGACCCTTCCAGAGGAACTCTCTGCTTGTCGCTCCTCTCCGACACATAAGCACCGCGCTCGTCCTTGGCCTGATGATTCCCGTTTCATTCAGTCTCTTTCCACAGCTGGGAACG ATAAAGAGGGAGCAGTTGGAGGAGGAGCTGCAGGCTGCAGCGATTGGGAGACATTTATTCTACCACAGAGGACTCTGA
- the eif3s10 gene encoding eukaryotic translation initiation factor 3 subunit A, producing the protein MPAYFQRPENALKRANEFLEVGKKQPALDVLYDVIKSKKHRTWQKIHEPIMLKYLELCVDLRKSHLAKEGLYQYKNICQQVNIKSLEDVVRAYLKLAEEKTETAKEESQQMVLDIEDLDNIQTPESVLLSAVSGEDTQDRTDRLLLTPWVKFLWESYRQCLDLLRNNSKVERLYHDIAQQAFKFCLQYTRKAEFRKLCDNLRMHLGQIQRHHNQSTAINLNNPESQSMHLETRLVQLDSAISMELWQEAFKAVEDIHGLFALSKKPPKPQLMANYYNKVSTVFWKSGNALFHACTLHRLYHLSREMRKNLTQEEMQRMSTRVLLATLSIPITPERTDIARLLDMDGIIVEKHRRLATLLALQSPPTRQSLINDMVRFNLLQYVVTDVKELYNWLEVDFHPLKLSGRVTKVLNWVRDQAEKEPDLQQYVPHLQSNTILRLLQQVAQIYQSIEFSRLASLVPFVDAFQLERSIVDAARHCDLQVRIDHTSKTLSFGSDLNYSTKEDAPVGPFLQNMPSEQIRNQLTAMSASLAKAIQVIKPASILQEREEHNQQAIAAYLKSARKDHQRILARRQTIEERKERLESLNIQREKEELEQREAEMQKVRKAEEERLRQEAKEREKERIMEEHKQIKKKNARERLEQIKKTELGAKAFKDIDIEDLEELDPDFIMAKQVEQLEKEKKELQERLKNQEKKIDYFERAKRLEEIPLIKKAYEEQRVKDMELWELQEEERISTMKVEREKALEHKKRMSRMMEDKENFLSKITAARSFIYEEKLKAFQERLIEERKTRLEDRKRQRKEDRRNAYYREKEEEAQRIHEEQLKKEREERERLEQEQREEEEREYQERLRKLEEQERKQRLRQQEIEERERRREEERKVPQEEKPKEDGGWRRRTEGGDSEWRRPAPDRTWRQDDDKEEKELPFRRDGPRRSGEDRGPRRVFDDERGPRRGDDEDRPVRRGLDDDRGPRRGFDDDRGPRRGGDDDRGPRRGFDDDRGPRRGMDDSRGPRRGADDDWGPRRGDDDRVGRRGMDDGPHRGDDDAKPWKPLGRPGGWREREKAREESWGPPRGGPHDDGDDGEGDERSSDRNRDRRPNREDGIWRRGGTDEGSSWRESRREEADRDDRRDRDDRRDRDDRRDRDDRRNRDPRDRDRRDDRDNRGPPRDPDDGGSWRRGGEDKREERDRDRNREPGRDRDRDADGEKGWRTDKENLRRTKNETDDDGWTTVRR; encoded by the exons ATGCCGGCGTATTTTCAGCGGCCAGAGAATGCTCTGAAACGAGCGAACG AATTTCTTGAGGTTGGCAAGAAGCAGCCGGCCTTGGATGTCTTGTACGATGTCATCAAAAGCAAGAAACACCGAACATGGCAGAAGATCCACGAGCCCATTATGCTCAAATATCTGGAGCTCTGCGTCGATCTTCGCAAGAGTCACCTGGCCAAGGAGGGTCTCTACCAGTACAAGAACATCTGCCAGCAG GTGAACATCAAGTCTTTGGAGGATGTGGTTAGGGCCTACCTGAAGCTGGCAGAGGAGAAGACTGAGACAGCCAAGGAGGAGTCCCAGCAAATGGTCCTGGACATCGAAGATCTGGATAACATCCAGACCCCAGAAAG CGTGCTCCTGAGTGCTGTGAGTGGAGAGGACACTCAAGATCGTACTGATCGCCTGCTCCTCACTCCGTGGGTGAAGTTCTTGTGGGAGTCCTACCGCCAGTGCCTTGACCTGCTGAGAAACAACTCCAAGGTGGAGCGTCTATACCATGACATTGCACAGCAAG CATTCAAGTTTTGCCTTCAGTACACCCGCAAGGCAGAATTTCGTAAGCTCTGTGACAACCTGCGCATGCATCTGGGTCAGATCCAGCGCCATCACAACCAGAGCACTGCCATCAATCTGAACAACCCTGAAAGTCAGTCCATGCACCTGGAGACACGTCTGGTGCAGTTGGACAGCGCCATAAGCATGGAGCTGTGGCAG GAAGCATTCAAGGCTGTTGAGGACATCCATGGCCTGTTTGCTCTTTCCAAGAAGCCTCCCAAACCACAGCTGATGGCCAACTACTACAACAAGGTGTCTACTGTATTCTGGAAATCTGGAAACGCTCTCTTCCATGCCTGCACACTTCACCGGCTCTATCATCTGTCCAGGGAGATGCGAAAGAATCTGACCCAAGAGGAGATGCAGCG GATGTCTACCCGAGTCCTCCTGGCTACGCTATCTATTCCCATCACCCCTGAGCGTACCGATATTGCTCGCTTGCTTGACATGGATGGCATCATTGTTGAGAAACACCGAAGGCTAGCTACCCTCCTTGCCCTGCAGTCTCCACCAACCCGCCAAAGTCTCATTAATGATATG gtTAGATTTAACTTGCTGCAGTATGTTGTAACTGATGTGAAAGAACTTTACAACTGGCTTGAGGTCGACTTTCATCCTCTGAAGCTGAGCGGGAGAGTGACCAAG GTGTTAAACTGGGTGAGAGATCAGGCTGAGAAGGAACCTGATCTTCAGCAGTATGTCCCACATCTGCAGAGTAACACCATCCTGAGGCTCTTGCAACAG gtTGCACAGATCTATCAAAGCATCGAGTTCAGTCGTCTGGCCTCTCTGGTTCCATTTGTGGACGCCTTCCAGCTGGAGCGCTCCATTGTAGATGCTGCACGGCATTGTGATCTGCAG GTCAGAATAGACCACACCTCTAAAACTCTGAGCTTCGGCTCTGATCTGAACTACTCGACCAAAGAGGATGCTCCTGTTGGACCTTTCCTGCAGAACATGCCGTCAGAGCAGATAAGGAACCAGCTCACTGCCATGTCTGCATCTTTGGCTAAAGCCATACAGGTCATCAAGCCTGCCTCCATCCTG CAAGAGCGAGAGGAGCATAACCAACAGGCCATCGCTGCCTACCTGAAAAGTGCCCGCAAGGATCACCAGCGCATCCTGGCTCGTAGACAGACCATCGAAGAGCGCAAGGAGCGTCTGGAGAGCTTAAACATTCAGCGTGAGAAGGAGGAGCTAGAACAGCGGGAGGCTGAGATGCAGAAGGTTCGCAAGGCAGAGGAGGAGCGTCTGCGGCAGGAGGCCAAAGAAAGGGAGAAGGAGCGCATCATGGAGGAGCACAAGCAGATCAAGAAGAAGAATGCTCGTGAGCGCTTGGAGCAGATCAAGAAGACTGAACTTGGAGCAAAGGCTTTCAAGGATATCGACATTGAG GACCTGGAAGAACTGGACCCTGACTTCATCATGGCTAAACAGGTGGAGCAGctggagaaggagaagaaagaaCTTCAGGAGCGTCTGAAGAACCAGGAGAAAAAG ATTGACTATTTTGAGAGGGCAAAGCGTCTTGAGGAGATTCCCCTGATCAAAAAAGCTTATGAGGAGCAGCGTGTCAAGGATATGGAACTGTGGGAGctccaggaggaggagagg ATTAGTACCATGAAAGTTGAACGGGAGAAGGCTCTGGAGCACAAGAAGCGCATGTCCAGGATGATGGAGGACAAAGAGAACTTCCTGTCCAAAATAACAGCTGCTCGTAGCTTCATTTATGAG gaaaaactgaAGGCTTTCCAAGAGCGCTTGATAGAGGAAAGGAAGACGCGCCTGgaagacagaaagagacagcGCAAAGAGGACAGGCGTAATGCTTACTACcgggaaaaagaagaagaggcacaGCGTATTCATGAGGAGCAGCTCAAGAAAG agcgTGAAGAGCGTGAACGCCTGGAACAAGAGCagcgagaggaggaggagagggagtaCCAGGAGCGTCTACGAAAGCTTGAGGAGCAAGAGCGGAAGCAGCGTCTTCGTCAGCAGGAGATTGAGGAGCGAGAACGACGCCGTGAGGAGGAGAGAAAGGTCCCACAGGAGGAGAAGCCAAAG GAGGATGGAGGATGGAGACGACGCACAGAGGGTGGGGATTCAGAGTGGCGTCGTCCTGCACCAGACAG GACTTGGAGACAGGACGATGACAAGGAGGAGAAAGAGTTACCTTTCAGACGAGATGGTCCTCGTAGAAGCGGAGAGGACAGAGGTCCCCGTAGGGTCTTTGACGATGAACGAGGCCCACGCCGTGGTGACGATGAAGACCGCCCTGTTCGCAGAGGGTTGGATGATGACCGTGGTCCACGCAGAGGTTTCGACGATGATCGTGGTCCAAGGCGTGGTGGAGATGACGACCGTGGTCCTAGACGTGGCTTTGATGATGACAGAGGTCCTCGTAGAGGCATGGATGACTCCAGGGGACCCAGGCGTGGAGCTGATGACGACTGGGGCCCCAGAAGAGGAGATGATGACAGAGTTGGAAGAAGAGGTATGGATGATGGGCCACATCGTGGTGATGATGATGCCAAACCTTGGAAACCACTGGGCCGACCTG GGGGGTGGCGTGAGCGAGAGAAGGCCAGAGAGGAAAGTTGGGGACCTCCCCGGGGTGGCCCCCATGATGATGGAGATGATGGCGAAGGAGACGAAAGATCCAGCGACCGCAACAGAGACCGTCGTCCAAACAG AGAGGATGGTATCTGGAGAAGAGGGGGTACTGATGAGGGAAGCAGCTGGAGAGAATCTCGCAGAGAGGAGGCAGACCGCGATGATCGACGTGATCGAGACGATCGACGCGATCGAGACGATCGACGTGACCGTGATGATCGCCGCAATAGAGACCCTCGTGATAGAGATCGCCGTGATGATCGTGACAACAGAGGCCCACCCAGAGATCCTGATGATG GTGGTTCTTGGCGTCGTGGAGGTGAGGATAAACGTGAGGAGCGCGACAGGGACCGAAACAGAGAACCGGGACGGGACCGTGATCGTGACGCTGATGGAGAGAAGGGCTGGCGTACTGACAAAGAAAACCTTCGCCGCACCAAAAACGAGACAGATGATGATGGCTGGACCACCGTTCGCCGCTGA